A region from the Branchiostoma lanceolatum isolate klBraLanc5 chromosome 2, klBraLanc5.hap2, whole genome shotgun sequence genome encodes:
- the LOC136427291 gene encoding acid-sensing ion channel 1C-like isoform X2, with amino-acid sequence MTKYSTSVSYAGWPNRSTRDNIVANHGRDPAYMAANGVVFSVYYEELNYQKIRQLKAMDGGQLASNIGGMMGLFIGASLLTLLEVWEYLWQRLKGLLGQNRRPKTLQVQATPDDQNGGIHNGAFYK; translated from the exons ATGACCAAGTATAGCACCTCTGTGTCCTACGCGGGGTGGCCCAACAGAAGCACACGGGACAACATCGTCGCAAATCACGGGAGAGACCCAGCTTACATGGC TGCAAACGGTGTTGTCTTCAGCGTGTACTACGAGGAGCTGAACTACCAGAAAATCAGGCAGCTCAAAGCCATGGACGGAGGACAGCTTGCAA GTAACATCGGAGGGATGATGGGCCTGTTCATAGGAGCCAGCCTGCTGACCCTCCTGGAGGTGTGGGAGTACTTGTGGCAGCGGCTCAAGGGATTACTCGGCCAAAATAGGCGTCCCAAAACCTTACAGGTCCAAGCTACGCCTGACGACCAAAACGGGGGCATCCACAACGGAGCTTTCTACAAATGA
- the LOC136427291 gene encoding acid-sensing ion channel 1A-like isoform X1, translating into MYTCGSDVLAQVTRGELECNCPVPCSMTKYSTSVSYAGWPNRSTRDNIVANHGRDPAYMAANGVVFSVYYEELNYQKIRQLKAMDGGQLASNIGGMMGLFIGASLLTLLEVWEYLWQRLKGLLGQNRRPKTLQVQATPDDQNGGIHNGAFYK; encoded by the exons ATGTACACCTGTGGTAGCGACGTTTTAG CGCAGGTGACCCGAGGGGAGTTGGAGTGTAACTGCCCTGTACCCTGCAGTATGACCAAGTATAGCACCTCTGTGTCCTACGCGGGGTGGCCCAACAGAAGCACACGGGACAACATCGTCGCAAATCACGGGAGAGACCCAGCTTACATGGC TGCAAACGGTGTTGTCTTCAGCGTGTACTACGAGGAGCTGAACTACCAGAAAATCAGGCAGCTCAAAGCCATGGACGGAGGACAGCTTGCAA GTAACATCGGAGGGATGATGGGCCTGTTCATAGGAGCCAGCCTGCTGACCCTCCTGGAGGTGTGGGAGTACTTGTGGCAGCGGCTCAAGGGATTACTCGGCCAAAATAGGCGTCCCAAAACCTTACAGGTCCAAGCTACGCCTGACGACCAAAACGGGGGCATCCACAACGGAGCTTTCTACAAATGA
- the LOC136426571 gene encoding acid-sensing ion channel 5-like, whose amino-acid sequence MSSEEEKESPEKEFASNTTLHGLNRIVIAPSNQFRGLWVLVIIASYTGFGYMFGSMIHSYFTYDTITDTKLEFSDELPFPALTICNMNKFDASKLKVADWYYLSMLLNGVQLNVSSILASGVPADETVNSTSNFADIRMEDIVLEKGFDLSKGVRSCFWKGIPCSYMN is encoded by the exons ATGTCGtcggaggaggagaaagagtcCCCGGAGAAAGAGTTCGCGTCCAACACGACTCTACACGGACTCAACAGG ATTGTCATCGCCCCAAGCAACCAATTTCGGGGGTTGTGGGTACTCGTCATCATCGCCTCTTACACCGGCTTTGGATACATGTTTGGTTCCAT GATCCACAGCTATTTTACCTACGACACCATCACCGACACGAAGTTGGAGTTTTCCGATGAGTTACCCTTTCCAGCCCTCACGATCTGCAACATGAACAA GTTTGACGCCAGCAAACTGAAAGTGGCGGACTGGTACTACCTCTCCATGCTGCTGAACGGTGTCCAACTCAACGTTTCCTCGATCCTGGCCAGCGGCGTGCCGGCTGACGAAACCGTCAACTCAACTTCGAACTTCGCG GACATAAGAATGGAAGATATCGTGTTGGAAAAAGGTTTTGACCTCTCAAAGGGCGTGCGCAGTTGCTTCTGGAAAGGCATCCCCTGCTCTTACATG AACTag